In the genome of Dasypus novemcinctus isolate mDasNov1 chromosome 30, mDasNov1.1.hap2, whole genome shotgun sequence, one region contains:
- the LOC139437854 gene encoding zinc finger protein 26-like, translated as MAKLHRNHSVISQHKQIHEYHYSHFKENKRTHTAQKHYLRHLCGKYFVSCSSFKQHEKTHSGEKPHECLLCGKCFSQHYRLKQHVLTHTGENPHQCHLCDKGFSQRSALKKHVRTHTGEKPYACSICGKCFTVYSSLKEHERIHTGEKPHECHLCGKCFAKCSSLKKHKRTHTGEKPHECHLCGKCFSQRSSLKTHVRTHTGEKPHQCHLCDKGFIQRSQFKEHVRTHTGEKPYACSLCGKCFTGYSSLKKHKRIHTGEKPYACSICGKCFTVYASLKRHERVHTGEKPYACSICGKCFTVYSSLKEHERIHTGEKPHECHLCGKCFANCSSLKKHKRTHTGEKPHECHLCGKCFSQRSSLKTHVRTHTGEKPHQCHLCDKGFIQRFQLKKHVRTHTGEKPYACSLCGKCFTGYSSLKQHKSNHTGEKPHECHLCGKCFANCFSLKQHKRTHTGEKPHECHLCGKCFSQSSSLKTHVRTHTGEKPHQCHLCDKGFIQRFQLKDHVRTHTGEKPYACSLCGKCFTGYFSLKQHERIHTGEKPYACSICGKCFTVYSYLKRHERIHTGEKPHECHLCGKYFSQHSYLKIHERIHTGEKPHQCHLCDKGFIQHCHLKRHLRTHTGEKPYACHVCGKCFTNCSSLKRHERTHTVEKNS; from the coding sequence ATGGCAAAATTACACAGGAACCACTCAGTTATTAGTCAGCATAAGCAGATTCATGAATATcactattctcattttaaagaaaataaaagaactcaTACTGCCCAGAAACACTACTTACGCCATCTTTGtgggaaatattttgtttcttgctCTTCCTTTAAACAACATGAGAAGACTCACTCTGGAGAGAAACCTCATGAGTGTCTTCTGTGTGGCAAATGTTTCAGTCAACATTATCGCCTTAAACAACATGTgttaactcacactggagagaaccctcatcaatgtcatctatgtgacaAAGGATTCAGTCAACGTTCTGCCCTTAAAAaacatgtgagaactcacactggtgagaaaccctatgcgtGTTCTAtatgtgggaaatgcttcacTGTTTACTCTTCCCTTAAAGAACATGAgaggattcacactggagagaaaccccatgagtgtcatctatgtgggaaatgctTTGCTAAATGCTCTtcccttaaaaaacataaaagaactcacactggagagaaaccccatgaatgtcatctatgtggcaaatGTTTCAGTCAACGTTCTTCCCTTAAAACacatgtgagaactcacactggagagaaacctcatcaatgtcatctatgtgacaAAGGATTCATTCAACGTTCTCAGTTTAAAGAACATGTGAGAAcacacactggtgagaaaccctatgcatgttctctatgtgggaaatgcttcacTGGTTACTCTtcccttaaaaaacataagaggattcacactggtgagaaaccctatgcatgttctatatgtgggaaatgcttcacTGTTTACGCTTCCCTTAAACGACATGAGAGAgttcacactggtgagaaaccctatgcgtGTTCTAtatgtgggaaatgcttcacTGTTTACTCTTCCCTTAAAGAACATGAgaggattcacactggagagaaaccccatgaatgtcatctatgtgggaaatgctttgctaattgctcttcccttaaaaaacataaaagaactcacactggagagaaaccccatgaatgtcatctatgtggcaaatGTTTCAGTCAACGTTCTTCCCTTAAAACacatgtgagaactcacactggagagaaacctcatcaatgtcatctatgtgacaAAGGATTCATCCAACGTTTTCAGCTTAAAAaacatgtgagaactcacactggtgagaaaccctatgcatgttctctatgtgggaaatgcttcacAGGTtactcttcccttaaacaacataAGAGTaatcacactggagagaaaccccatgaatgtcatctatgtgggaaatgctTTGCTAATTGCTTTTCCCTTAAACAACATAAAAGAACtcatactggagaaaaaccccatgaatgtcatctatgtggcaaatGTTTCAGTCAAAGTTCTTCCCTTAAAACacatgtgagaactcacactggagagaaacctcatCAGTGTCATCTATGTGACAAAGGATTCATTCAACGTTTTCAGCTTAAAGATcatgtgagaactcacactggtgagaaaccctatgcatgttctctatgtgggaaatgcttcacTGGTTACttttcccttaaacaacatgagaggattcacactggtgagaaaccctatgcgtGTTCTAtatgtgggaaatgcttcacTGTTTACTCTTACCTTAAACgacatgagagaattcacactggagagaaaccccatgaatgtcatctatgtggcaaatatttcagtcaacattcttaccttaaaatacatgagagaattcacactggagagaaacctcatcaatgtcatctatgtgacaAAGGATTCATTCAACATTGTCACCTTAAACGACATTTGcgaactcacactggtgagaagcCCTATGCATGTCATGtatgtgggaaatgcttcactaattgctcttcccttaaaagacatgagagaactcacactgtaGAGAAAAACTCATGA